In Artemia franciscana chromosome 4, ASM3288406v1, whole genome shotgun sequence, a single window of DNA contains:
- the LOC136026361 gene encoding protein Asterix-like: MDPRRKEKIHRYKPLSPAGQPAPSEDLTTDYMNVIGMIFSMCGLMMRLKWCAWLAVYFSCISFASSKINDDTKQIMSSFMLSISAVVMSYLQNPQPMTPPWASTQ, from the exons ATGGACCCaagaaggaaagaaaaaatacacag GTATAAACCATTATCCCCTGCTGGTCAACCAGCTCCCAGTGAAGATTTAACTACAGATTATATGAATGTTATTGGAATGATCTTTAGTATGTGTGGACTGATGATGAGA ctaAAATGGTGTGCTTGGCTAgctgtttatttttcctgtaTCAGTTTTGCAAGCTCAAAGATAAATGATGACACAAAACAGATAATGAGTAGCTTCAT gttgTCTATATCTGCTGTAGTCATGTCTTATCTTCAAAACCCACAGCCAATGACCCCTCCTTGGGCGTCTACACAGTAG